In Bacillus toyonensis BCT-7112, a single window of DNA contains:
- a CDS encoding DinB family protein, with translation MKNFEELATYYIGELEKYSIEQFRMKPSSEEWSLGQMYNHLIASTYMQLDAITKCKGETPSVTNKKTDMGEKVYKLGAFPDIQIKVPNHPGYTPENPINKEEVQERFLKLITVVKDIEPTITSIRSACKVEHPGLGYLNAAEWFQLISMHFAHHLRQKERLETKVL, from the coding sequence ATGAAGAATTTTGAAGAGTTAGCAACGTACTACATAGGGGAATTAGAAAAGTACTCTATAGAACAATTTAGGATGAAGCCTTCTAGTGAGGAATGGTCTCTCGGTCAAATGTATAATCATCTAATTGCTTCCACATACATGCAATTAGATGCAATCACAAAATGTAAAGGCGAAACACCATCAGTAACTAACAAAAAAACGGATATGGGTGAAAAAGTATATAAACTTGGTGCTTTCCCAGACATACAAATCAAAGTACCAAATCATCCTGGATATACGCCAGAAAATCCAATTAACAAAGAAGAAGTACAAGAGCGTTTTCTGAAATTAATTACAGTTGTTAAAGACATTGAACCAACAATTACTTCTATTCGAAGTGCTTGTAAAGTCGAACACCCTGGGCTTGGTTACTTAAATGCGGCAGAATGGTTTCAGCTCATTTCTATGCATTTTGCACATCATCTTCGTCAGAAAGAAAGATTGGAAACAAAAGTTTTATAA
- a CDS encoding helix-turn-helix transcriptional regulator, producing MNRTDRLLAILIELQRKQTVTAQSLAGKFETSIRTIYRDMDALSESGVPIFAMPGHGYSLMDGYFLPPIQLTPEEAVTLLLGGDYIEKTFTSSFSAHAQSAKEKLEVILPTDQKKKVEGLRGTFRFLSPIFSNQQAEQEKLENQLFLLQEAIQNEQAISFSYRKPRETTKIERTVHPYGLVNISGIWYIVAHCLLRKQIRNFRLDRMDTLQQKQEFFTKPKDFSLQDYQPENNRIVTIHLLFPSHIAHKIIESRYFFIDSYEHKDNGFHVFLKSRNIDEVFQWVLSWGSQVQVLEPKILSEKIRDEAKKMLKL from the coding sequence ATGAATCGAACGGATCGTTTATTAGCAATATTAATTGAATTACAAAGAAAACAAACTGTTACAGCACAAAGTTTAGCTGGAAAATTTGAGACAAGTATAAGAACTATTTATCGAGATATGGATGCACTTAGTGAATCTGGTGTCCCAATTTTTGCAATGCCCGGCCACGGCTACTCATTAATGGATGGATATTTCTTACCACCCATTCAGCTTACCCCTGAAGAGGCTGTTACCCTTTTATTAGGCGGTGATTATATCGAGAAAACTTTCACTTCTTCTTTTTCTGCACATGCACAATCGGCAAAAGAGAAACTTGAGGTTATCCTCCCTACTGATCAAAAAAAGAAAGTTGAGGGGTTACGAGGTACTTTCCGTTTCCTTTCTCCTATATTTTCAAACCAGCAAGCCGAGCAAGAAAAACTAGAGAACCAACTTTTCTTGCTACAAGAAGCAATTCAAAACGAGCAAGCTATCTCTTTTTCTTATCGTAAGCCAAGAGAAACCACAAAAATAGAGCGGACTGTTCATCCTTACGGTTTAGTCAATATTTCAGGAATTTGGTACATCGTTGCTCATTGCTTACTTCGGAAACAAATACGTAATTTTCGTTTAGACCGTATGGATACATTACAGCAAAAACAAGAATTTTTTACAAAACCGAAAGACTTTTCTTTACAAGACTATCAACCTGAAAACAATCGTATTGTTACGATTCATTTATTGTTTCCATCTCATATTGCACATAAAATTATTGAATCTCGATACTTTTTTATAGATTCATACGAGCATAAAGATAATGGTTTCCATGTCTTTTTGAAATCAAGAAACATAGACGAAGTGTTTCAATGGGTATTGAGCTGGGGAAGCCAAGTGCAAGTACTTGAGCCAAAAATTCTTTCTGAGAAAATCCGTGATGAAGCAAAAAAAATGTTAAAACTTTAA
- a CDS encoding LacI family DNA-binding transcriptional regulator encodes MSTIEDVAKLAGLSRTTVSRVINNHPYVSDEKKKRVQLAMKHLGFVPNSAARRLRKQKTETIAVLVPRITNPFFSRFIEAIEIAASEHKYKLIICQTRYLPEKEMEYLQLLSTKQVDGIILCSLENPWEDVEPYLQHGPIVLCNEYIEEANVPTVKFDHAQGAYIAANHVLEQGYRNLIFCRGNETKVVSQQRKMGFLRAITEKSRQVEAIDFLENAFSWDDGKRIFHEVLKDKKNPTAILAGGDEVAAGIISEAKRHNWSIPEDLAVIGFDNQILSQITEPGITTIEQPIDEMARKVVDLMMDKIHTKNYRKKELYEFELELLVKGSTMKDTMLLA; translated from the coding sequence GTGTCGACTATCGAGGACGTGGCGAAATTAGCGGGGTTATCAAGGACAACGGTTTCTAGGGTGATCAATAATCATCCATATGTTTCAGATGAGAAGAAAAAAAGGGTTCAATTAGCAATGAAGCATTTAGGCTTCGTTCCTAATTCTGCGGCGAGAAGGCTTCGTAAACAAAAAACAGAAACAATTGCGGTGCTTGTTCCAAGGATTACAAATCCTTTTTTTAGTAGATTTATTGAAGCAATCGAGATTGCTGCTTCTGAGCATAAATATAAACTGATTATTTGTCAAACAAGATATTTACCAGAAAAAGAGATGGAGTATTTACAATTATTATCTACGAAACAAGTAGATGGGATTATTCTATGTTCACTAGAAAATCCATGGGAAGATGTAGAGCCGTACTTACAGCACGGTCCAATCGTGTTATGTAATGAATATATTGAGGAAGCAAATGTTCCAACAGTGAAATTTGATCATGCACAAGGAGCATATATAGCTGCCAATCATGTATTAGAACAAGGATATCGTAATCTTATTTTTTGCCGTGGTAACGAAACCAAAGTTGTTAGCCAACAGCGGAAAATGGGCTTTTTACGTGCAATAACTGAGAAGAGCCGCCAAGTAGAAGCGATTGATTTTCTTGAAAACGCTTTCTCTTGGGATGATGGGAAGCGAATATTCCATGAAGTATTAAAGGACAAAAAAAATCCTACCGCGATTTTGGCAGGAGGCGACGAGGTTGCAGCTGGAATTATCTCAGAGGCGAAGCGCCATAACTGGAGTATTCCAGAGGATCTCGCTGTTATCGGTTTTGATAATCAAATTTTATCGCAGATTACTGAGCCAGGTATTACGACAATTGAACAGCCAATTGATGAAATGGCTCGAAAAGTTGTCGACCTGATGATGGATAAAATCCATACGAAAAATTATCGTAAAAAAGAATTGTATGAGTTTGAACTGGAGCTCTTGGTGAAAGGTTCAACGATGAAGGATACGATGTTATTAGCCTAG
- the yhfH gene encoding protein YhfH, translating to MIDQPMEFFRNLPTKTCAHCGKEIDEQHEAYHNKCDDCVHEE from the coding sequence ATGATCGATCAACCAATGGAGTTTTTCAGAAATTTACCGACGAAAACTTGTGCGCACTGCGGGAAAGAAATTGATGAGCAGCACGAAGCATACCATAACAAATGTGATGACTGCGTTCACGAAGAGTAG
- a CDS encoding MBL fold metallo-hydrolase, translating into MKMTVVGFWGGFPEAGEATSGYLFEHDGFRLLVDCGSGVLAQLQKYITPSHIDAVVLSHYHHDHVADIGVLQYARLITSATKGQLPELPIYGHTFDENGFHSLTHAPHTKGIAYNPEETLQVGPFSISFLKTVHPVTCFAMRIKAGSNAVVYSADSSYISEFIPFTKDADLFICECNMYAHQEAAKAGHMNSTEVASIAKDANVKELLLTHLPHIGNPSDLVTEAKQIFSGHITLAHSGYVWNS; encoded by the coding sequence ATGAAAATGACTGTTGTCGGCTTTTGGGGCGGCTTTCCAGAAGCGGGAGAAGCAACGTCGGGGTATTTGTTTGAACACGATGGTTTTCGTTTACTTGTAGACTGTGGTAGTGGTGTACTAGCACAGCTTCAAAAATATATAACACCATCTCATATAGATGCAGTTGTACTTTCGCATTACCACCACGATCATGTTGCAGACATTGGGGTATTGCAATATGCGAGATTAATTACAAGTGCGACAAAGGGACAACTACCGGAATTGCCAATATACGGTCATACGTTTGACGAGAATGGATTCCATTCTTTAACGCATGCACCGCATACGAAAGGAATCGCGTACAACCCAGAAGAAACACTTCAAGTTGGACCTTTTTCTATTTCATTCTTAAAAACTGTTCATCCTGTTACATGCTTTGCGATGCGTATTAAAGCTGGTAGTAACGCTGTAGTATATAGCGCTGATTCCAGTTATATTTCTGAATTCATTCCATTCACAAAAGATGCTGATCTTTTCATTTGTGAGTGTAATATGTATGCACATCAAGAGGCTGCAAAAGCAGGGCATATGAATAGTACAGAAGTGGCAAGTATTGCGAAAGATGCGAATGTAAAAGAACTTTTATTAACGCACTTACCGCATATAGGAAACCCATCTGATTTAGTAACAGAAGCAAAACAAATTTTCAGTGGCCATATTACGTTAGCTCATAGTGGCTACGTATGGAATTCATGA
- a CDS encoding lipoate--protein ligase, with product MLFIDNKGITDPRINLAIEEYCVKNLDINETYLLFYINEPSIIIGKNQNTVEEINADYVKEKGIHVVRRLSGGGAVYHDLGNLNFSFITKDDGDSFSNFKKFTEPVTKALGKLGVNAELSGRNDILAEGRKISGNAQFSTKGRMFSHGTLLFDSEIDHVVSALKVKMDKIQSKGIKSIRSRVANITEFLNEKMTTEEFRQLLLETIFEGETEIPTYELTEADWKEIHKLSEERYQNWDWNYGKSPKFNLQHSHRFPVGQVDVRLEVKKGTVTECKIYGDFFGSLDVHDIEERLTGVQFDKDAFTAALEGVDIARYFGNITTEDFLHLFF from the coding sequence ATGTTATTTATTGATAATAAAGGGATTACAGATCCTAGAATAAACTTAGCGATTGAAGAATATTGTGTGAAGAATTTAGATATTAACGAAACATATTTACTGTTCTACATTAACGAACCTTCCATTATCATTGGTAAAAACCAAAACACAGTAGAAGAAATTAATGCAGATTACGTAAAAGAAAAAGGTATTCATGTCGTTCGTCGTCTATCAGGCGGGGGCGCGGTATATCATGATTTAGGAAACTTAAACTTCAGCTTTATTACGAAAGATGATGGAGACAGTTTCAGCAACTTCAAAAAATTCACAGAGCCTGTAACGAAAGCGCTTGGTAAATTAGGCGTAAATGCAGAACTAAGTGGTCGTAACGACATTTTAGCTGAAGGTAGAAAAATTTCAGGTAACGCGCAGTTCTCAACGAAAGGTCGTATGTTCAGTCACGGTACGTTACTATTTGACTCTGAAATCGATCACGTCGTATCGGCATTAAAAGTAAAAATGGATAAGATTCAATCAAAAGGAATTAAATCAATCCGTAGCCGCGTTGCGAATATTACAGAGTTCTTAAACGAAAAAATGACGACAGAAGAGTTTAGACAACTTCTTCTAGAAACCATTTTCGAAGGTGAAACAGAAATTCCAACGTACGAATTAACAGAAGCGGATTGGAAAGAAATACATAAACTTTCTGAAGAGCGCTACCAAAATTGGGATTGGAACTACGGAAAATCTCCGAAGTTCAACTTACAACATTCACACCGCTTCCCAGTTGGACAAGTTGACGTTCGTCTTGAAGTGAAAAAAGGAACAGTAACAGAATGTAAAATTTACGGTGACTTCTTCGGATCACTAGATGTTCATGACATTGAAGAACGCTTAACAGGCGTACAGTTCGATAAAGATGCATTCACTGCAGCTTTAGAAGGCGTAGATATCGCACGCTACTTTGGTAATATTACAACAGAAGATTTCTTACATTTATTCT